The following proteins come from a genomic window of Trifolium pratense cultivar HEN17-A07 linkage group LG4, ARS_RC_1.1, whole genome shotgun sequence:
- the LOC123881435 gene encoding monosaccharide-sensing protein 2-like gives MREVVSVAISATLGNLLFGWDSSTIAGGMRYIKEEFHLETNPSLEGLIVSMSFLTGTFATIFAGTISDMFGRRPMLISSSLMFFSSGLVMLWAPNIPMILLSRILNGTGIALTLTSAPLYISEIAPPDIRGLLNTLPQLSCSSGMFLAYVLVFSFSLIDSPNWRTMLGIVSIPSVVYFFLAVFYLPESPPWLVSKGRISEAKKVLQRIRCVEDVSGELALLAEGMNPGGESTTIEEYIVAPASELISNKEVGKDCIKLYGPNQGEVSMIAQQVTGMMSRSMLSMSRQGSTTSHAATNIKDNIVNLFGNVQENNPLIDQSGGISRASPFGTSDNLHAPLLQHQGNSIEKETELVQGNAGDIPNNTDIGGGWKLVYQSIEAITKDGEKKEALQRVYLHANPSASVSKQASFASTSGYDLHADHGGGVGGESFPASALVSHAVLTTKDMKIKPQDIPKRTSWEGLLDPGVKRALVVGIGLQVLQQASGINGIIFYAPQILDRAGVGALLSNFGLSATSSSLLVNMITTFFMLPCIAISMRLMDLAGRRSIMLYTIPILILSLMILILRDLFHLSSILNAAITAICVVTYESVFCMGYGVIPNIICAEIFPTSVRGICMSICSLTFWISSLIITSMFPSLLQLLGLTGVFILFVVGCIVSLIFVYLKVPETKGMPLEVIIEFFAVGSKPHETIA, from the exons ATGAGGGAGGTTGTTTCAGTTGCAATTTCTGCTACACTTGGGAATTTGTTGTTTGGATGGGATAGTTCAACCATTGCag GTGGCATGAGATACATCAAAGAAGAATTCCACTTAGAAACTAATCCATCACTTGAGGGACTAATTGTGTCTATGTCATTTCTAACTGGAACATTTGCAACCATATTTGCCGGCACAATTTCCGATATGTTTGGAAGGCGTCCGATGTTAATATCATCATCACTCATGTTTTTTTCAAGTGGTCTGGTTATGTTATGGGCTCCTAATATTCCTATGATTCTGCTTTCAAGGATATTGAATGGAACTGGAATTGCATTAACCTTGACATCAGCTCCTCTATACATATCTGAGATAGCACCACCTGATATAAGAGGATTATTGAATACTCTTCCTCAACTTTCATGTTCTTCTGGAATGTTTTTGGCATATGTTTTGGTTTTCTCTTTTTCCTTGATTGATTCACCAAATTGGAGAACCATGCTTGGTATTGTTTCCATTCCTTCTGTTGTTTATTTCTTTCTCGCCGTGTTTTACCTCCCCGAATCTCCTCCTTGGCTTGTAAGTAAAGGTAGAATTTCTGAGGCTAAAAAAGTTTTGCAAAGAATTCGCTGCGTTGAAGATGTTTCAG GAGAATTGGCTTTGCTAGCTGAGGGTATGAATCCTGGAGGTGAATCCACTACTATAGAAGAATACATAGTTGCCCCAGCAAGTGAActtatttcaaacaaagaagTAGGGAAGGATTGTATAAAACTTTATGGACCAAATCAAGGAGAAGTTTCGATGATTGCACAACAAGTAACAGGTATGATGTCACGAAGCATGTTATCGATGTCGCGCCAGGGAAGCACGACATCCCATGCTGCTACTAATATTAAGGACAACATTGTCAATCTCTTTGGTAATGTGCAAGAAAATAACCCCCTAATTGATCAAAGTGGAGGAATTTCAAGAGCAAGTCCCTTTGGTACAAGTGACAACTTGCATGCTCCATTACTTCAACATCAAG GTAATTCTATAGAGAAAGAAACAGAATTGGTTCAAGGTAATGCTGGAGATATACCAAATAACACAGACATTGGCGGAGGTTGGAAATTAGTATATCAATCAATTGAAGCAATTACTAAAGACggagaaaagaaagaagcacTTCAAAGGGTTTATCTGCATGCAAATCCTAGTGCCTCAGTGTCAAAACAAGCTTCATTTGCTTCAACTTCTGGTTATGACTTGCATGCAGATCATGGTGGTGGTGTTGGTGGTGAATCTTTTCCGGCATCTGCACTTGTTAGCCATGCAGTTCTTACTACTAAGGATATGAAAATTAAACCACAAGATATTCCAAAACGTACAAGTTGGGAAGGTTTGTTAGATCCAGGTGTAAAGAGAGCTTTAGTTGTTGGAATAGGACTTCAAGTTCTTCAACAG GCTTCTGGAATAAATGGAATTATATTTTATGCTCCTCAAATTCTCGATCGGGCAGGTGTTGGAGCACTTTTGTCAAATTTTGGCCTTAGTGCAACATCTTCGTCTTTACTTGTAAATATGATAACAACATTCTTCATGCTTCCATGTATAGCTATTTCCATGAGGTTGATGGATTTAGCAGGAAGGAG GTCAATAATGCTATACACAATACCAATTCTTATACTATCTCTCATGATACTAATACTCAGAGACTTATTTCATCTAAGTTCAATCCTCAATGCAGCAATAACAGCAATATGTGTAGTGACATATGAAAGTGTATTCTGTATGGGTTATGGTGTAATTCCAAACATCATATGTGCAGAAATATTTCCAACAAGTGTTCGTGGAATATGTATGTCTATTTGTTCACTTACATTTTGGATATCTAGCTTGATCATCACTTCTATGTTTCCTTCCTTGCTTCAACTCCTCGGTCTTACCGGTGTGtttatattgtttgttgttggtTGCATTGTTTCattgatttttgtttacttaaaaGTTCCTGAAACTAAGGGTATGCCTTTAGAAGTTATCATTGAGTTCTTTGCTGTTGGTTCAAAGCCGCATGAAACTATTGCTTGA
- the LOC123922869 gene encoding transcription factor MYBS3-like, whose translation MSIEIIDLTNTPDTPPSKPISSSNASMILNFGPVSVNPNLHQHIHHHQHQTTLLVPVAPTHTNETPQIATGWPQPGVFHSRVTTVLKPLPEPNTSQLSSEIRLGVRWSQLEHDLFLMGLIEYGKGRWSKIAKHFVCSKTPQQVQNYAASFFKHLPPAYVHGFKRRKQISNPNNSFSKRNRNSSNYSMPNMIPTKQALTLLPATAPYHQVGKYYGGEASTSMMNDGASTSMTIMPNATSTNGKVDLELRLALC comes from the exons ATGTCAATTGAGATAATTGATCTTACAAACACCCCTGACACCCCTCCATCAAAACCCATATCTTCATCCAATGCATCAATGATCCTTAACTTTGGTCCTGTTTCTGTCAACCCTAATCTTCACCAACATATCCATCACCACCAACACCAAACTACTTTGTTGGTACCAGTAGCTCCAACACACACCAATGAGACCCCTCAAATCGCTACCGGTTGGCCCCAACCCGGCGTTTTTCACAGCCGAGTTACAACGGTTCTTAAACCGTTACCTGAACCAAACACATCCCAATTGTCAAGTGAAATCAGACTCGGAGTTCGTTGGAGTCAACTAGAGCATGA CTTATTTCTGATGGGACTGATTGAGTATGGAAAAGGGAGATGGAGCAAAATAGCTAAGCATTTTGTATGCAGCAAGACACCTCAACAAGTTCAAAACTATGCTGCAAGCTTCTTCAAGCATCTTCCACCAGCTTATGTGCATGGTTTTAagagaagaaaacaaatttcaaatccCAATAACTCTTTTTCTAAAAGAAATAGAAATTCATCAAATTATTCAATGCCTAATATGATTCCTACAAAGCAAGCTCTCACTCTTTTACCAGCAACAGCTCCTTATCATCAAGTTGGAAAATATTATGGAGGAGAAGCTAGCACTTCCATGATGAATGATGGTGCAAGCACTTCTATGACTATTATGCCTAATGCTACTTCTACTAATGGAAAAGTTGATTTGGAACTTCGTTTGGCTTTATGTTAG
- the LOC123881436 gene encoding plant intracellular Ras-group-related LRR protein 4-like isoform X2, whose product MDSSSSSLSVVRSTDETIEEIMKTQRSLPTRPKTEEVEAAITVIENAEREEASKLKALPSSSSKNKSSSSSMAEELLTILQEMQKSIAHYECKEKKRDALKLLDLENVHVVFDDLILRTSNCVSNSKRIYSSANGPKAHNASSPNFVSSSGLFNKEDVKEKKKGLELRLFAKDDSYLNNNSKSKFNIDGYAVGQKFFSKPKLVDNSSTIHASISGEKDGGENRLSLIKLANLIEVYAKKGICELNLQNKLKDKVDWLPDSLGKLSSLITLDLSQNRIITLPFTIGKLSSLTHLDLHSNQIKELPNSIENLINLSHLNVSGNMLSSLPHSLSKLARLKELNLNSNQLSSIPDSIGSLVKLKVLNIETNDIEEIPHSIGHCASLKELCADYNRLKALPEAIGQIKSLEILSVRYNNIKQLPTTMSNMINLKELNVSFNELEFIPESLCFATKIVKMNVGNNFADMRSLPRSIGNLEMLEELDISNNQIHILPDSFRMLTHLRILRVEENPLEVPPRHIVEKGAQLCNIWLSLWRRGMLNHSYSGPKRVGLIRYAFFQSLTKESVKGLIM is encoded by the exons ATggattcttcttcatcatcattatcggTAGTACGATCAACAGACGAAACAATAGAAGAAATAATGAAAACTCAAAGATCATTACCAACAAGACCAAAAACTGAGGAAGTTGAAGCAGCAATAACGGTTATTGAAAACGCCGAGAGAGAAGAAGCATCTAAACTCAAAGCATTGCCATCATCGTCGAGCAAGAACAAAAGTTCTTCTTCATCCATGGCGGAAGAGCTTCTCACAATTCTACAAGAGATGCAGAAAAGTATAGCACATTACGAATGcaaagagaaaaagagagaCGCTCTTAAACTCTTAGATCTCGAAAATGTTCATGTTGTATTCGATGACTTGATTTTGAGAACTTCTAATTGTGTTTCAAATTCGAAGAGAATTTATAGTAGCGCTAATGGGCCTAAGGCCCATAACGCTTCTTCTCCgaattttgtttcttcttcgGGTTTGTTTAACAAAGAAGATGTTAAGGAGAAGAAGAAGGGTTTGGAATTAAGATTGTTTGCAAAAGATGACAGTTATTTGAATAATAATTCTAAGTCTAAATTCAACATTGATGGTTATGCAGTTGGACAGAAATTCTTCTCCAAACCGAAGTTAGTTGATAATTCTTCAACTATACATGCATCCATTTCAG GTGAAAAAGATGGTGGTGAAAACAGGTTGAGTTTGATAAAACTAGCCAACTTAATTGAAGTTTATGCAAAGAAAGGCATATGTGAATTAAACCTACAAAACAAGTTAAAGGACAAAGTTGATTGGTTACCCGATTCATTAGGAAAGTTATCAAGTTTAATCACTTTGGATTTATCCCAAAACCGGATTATAACCTTACCTTTCACAATAGGTAAACTTTCATCCTTAACCCATTTGGATTTAcattcaaatcaaatcaaagagCTACCAAATTCTATTGAAAATCTCATTAACTTAAGTCACCTAAATGTTAGTGGAAATATGTTGTCCTCTCTACCACATTCTCTTTCCAAATTGGCGCGACTCAAAGAGCTTAATTTGAATTCAAACCAATTGTCCTCGATTCCTGATTCAATCGGTTCActtgttaagttaaaagtttTGAACATCGAAACAAATGACATAGAAGAAATTCCACATTCAATCGGTCATTGTGCTTCTCTGAAAGAGCTTTGCGCCGATTACAATCGGCTCAAGGCTTTACCCGAAGCTATAGGACAAATTAAGAGCCTTGAGATTCTATCTGTAAGATACAACAATATTAAACAATTACCTACGACGATGTCGAATATGATTAATCTTAAGGAACTTAATGTGAGTTTTAATGAGCTTGAGTTTATTcctgagagcttgtgttttgctACTAAGATTGTTAAGATGAATGTTGGGAACAATTTTGCTGACATGAGATCATTGCCAAGGTCTATTGGGAACCTTGAAATGCTTGAAGAATTGGATATTAGTAATAATCAAATACATATTCTTCCTGATTCTTTTAGAATGCTCACTCATCTTCGTATATTAAGAGTTGAAGAAAATCCTCTTGAAGTCCCACCAAGACATATAGTTGAAAAAGGAGCACAG TTGTGCAATATATGGCTGAGCTTGTGGAGAAGAGGGATGCTAAATCACAGCTACTCAGGCCCAAAAAGAGTTGGACTGATCAGATATGCTTTTTTTCAAAGTCTAACAAAAGAAAGCGTGAAAGGGTTGATTATGTGA
- the LOC123881436 gene encoding plant intracellular Ras-group-related LRR protein 4-like isoform X1 — protein sequence MDSSSSSLSVVRSTDETIEEIMKTQRSLPTRPKTEEVEAAITVIENAEREEASKLKALPSSSSKNKSSSSSMAEELLTILQEMQKSIAHYECKEKKRDALKLLDLENVHVVFDDLILRTSNCVSNSKRIYSSANGPKAHNASSPNFVSSSGLFNKEDVKEKKKGLELRLFAKDDSYLNNNSKSKFNIDGYAVGQKFFSKPKLVDNSSTIHASISGEKDGGENRLSLIKLANLIEVYAKKGICELNLQNKLKDKVDWLPDSLGKLSSLITLDLSQNRIITLPFTIGKLSSLTHLDLHSNQIKELPNSIENLINLSHLNVSGNMLSSLPHSLSKLARLKELNLNSNQLSSIPDSIGSLVKLKVLNIETNDIEEIPHSIGHCASLKELCADYNRLKALPEAIGQIKSLEILSVRYNNIKQLPTTMSNMINLKELNVSFNELEFIPESLCFATKIVKMNVGNNFADMRSLPRSIGNLEMLEELDISNNQIHILPDSFRMLTHLRILRVEENPLEVPPRHIVEKGAQAVVQYMAELVEKRDAKSQLLRPKKSWTDQICFFSKSNKRKRERVDYVNA from the exons ATggattcttcttcatcatcattatcggTAGTACGATCAACAGACGAAACAATAGAAGAAATAATGAAAACTCAAAGATCATTACCAACAAGACCAAAAACTGAGGAAGTTGAAGCAGCAATAACGGTTATTGAAAACGCCGAGAGAGAAGAAGCATCTAAACTCAAAGCATTGCCATCATCGTCGAGCAAGAACAAAAGTTCTTCTTCATCCATGGCGGAAGAGCTTCTCACAATTCTACAAGAGATGCAGAAAAGTATAGCACATTACGAATGcaaagagaaaaagagagaCGCTCTTAAACTCTTAGATCTCGAAAATGTTCATGTTGTATTCGATGACTTGATTTTGAGAACTTCTAATTGTGTTTCAAATTCGAAGAGAATTTATAGTAGCGCTAATGGGCCTAAGGCCCATAACGCTTCTTCTCCgaattttgtttcttcttcgGGTTTGTTTAACAAAGAAGATGTTAAGGAGAAGAAGAAGGGTTTGGAATTAAGATTGTTTGCAAAAGATGACAGTTATTTGAATAATAATTCTAAGTCTAAATTCAACATTGATGGTTATGCAGTTGGACAGAAATTCTTCTCCAAACCGAAGTTAGTTGATAATTCTTCAACTATACATGCATCCATTTCAG GTGAAAAAGATGGTGGTGAAAACAGGTTGAGTTTGATAAAACTAGCCAACTTAATTGAAGTTTATGCAAAGAAAGGCATATGTGAATTAAACCTACAAAACAAGTTAAAGGACAAAGTTGATTGGTTACCCGATTCATTAGGAAAGTTATCAAGTTTAATCACTTTGGATTTATCCCAAAACCGGATTATAACCTTACCTTTCACAATAGGTAAACTTTCATCCTTAACCCATTTGGATTTAcattcaaatcaaatcaaagagCTACCAAATTCTATTGAAAATCTCATTAACTTAAGTCACCTAAATGTTAGTGGAAATATGTTGTCCTCTCTACCACATTCTCTTTCCAAATTGGCGCGACTCAAAGAGCTTAATTTGAATTCAAACCAATTGTCCTCGATTCCTGATTCAATCGGTTCActtgttaagttaaaagtttTGAACATCGAAACAAATGACATAGAAGAAATTCCACATTCAATCGGTCATTGTGCTTCTCTGAAAGAGCTTTGCGCCGATTACAATCGGCTCAAGGCTTTACCCGAAGCTATAGGACAAATTAAGAGCCTTGAGATTCTATCTGTAAGATACAACAATATTAAACAATTACCTACGACGATGTCGAATATGATTAATCTTAAGGAACTTAATGTGAGTTTTAATGAGCTTGAGTTTATTcctgagagcttgtgttttgctACTAAGATTGTTAAGATGAATGTTGGGAACAATTTTGCTGACATGAGATCATTGCCAAGGTCTATTGGGAACCTTGAAATGCTTGAAGAATTGGATATTAGTAATAATCAAATACATATTCTTCCTGATTCTTTTAGAATGCTCACTCATCTTCGTATATTAAGAGTTGAAGAAAATCCTCTTGAAGTCCCACCAAGACATATAGTTGAAAAAGGAGCACAG GCAGTTGTGCAATATATGGCTGAGCTTGTGGAGAAGAGGGATGCTAAATCACAGCTACTCAGGCCCAAAAAGAGTTGGACTGATCAGATATGCTTTTTTTCAAAGTCTAACAAAAGAAAGCGTGAAAGGGTTGATTATGTGAATGCTTGA